The Halotia branconii CENA392 region TTGAATATTTAGGCGAAATTAACCACGCCGAAAAAGCTGAACTTCTAGGCAATGCTGCAATCACTCTTTTCCCCATAACTTGGCAAGAACCCTTTGGTTTAGTGATGATTGAATCTATGGCAACTGGTACACCAGTAATTGCTATTAATTTAGGTTCAATACCAGAAGTGATTGTTAATGGCGAAACAGGATTTATGTGCCAAACTTATGAAGAAATGGCAGCAATGATTCCTGCGGCGTTAGAACTCAATCGTCAAACCTGTCGAGCTTATGTAGAAAACAAATTTAGCGTTAACCAAATGGTTAGCGATTACGAAGCGGTCTATGAACAAATTATTAAAAGCCGCATTGATTTAAATGGTTACATACATGCGGCTAAAATCCGAGTTTAATCAAAATTTTTTTTATCTGTTTTAAACAACAAATTTTCTTTAGGAGGACATTGGAATGAATATGAGAGCTAACACCTGTCCGTGCTGTGGTGGTTCCCTCCTGCGTCATGTTCGTCATAGCGAACTGTACTGGTTTTGCGTGTCTTGCCGACAAGAAGTACCACTTTTAACGGTTAACCGCTTGCCTAATTTAGATACTCGCAATACGGGAGTACTTTCTCAACAAGCTGTAAATTCTTAATATGAAGTTGAGATACTGTAAACTGCGTTTATATTTGTTGGCTCTACTTGGGAAAATCAGGTGGAGCTAAATTAATAGGTTAAAAGCTTGTTAACAGTTGCCACAGCTACTTATGAGCCAGAACTTGCACAAAATCTTGATGTTCTTGACTAGCTAAACCTTGTTGTAATACTTCTAAAACCTTTGCTAAATTTGCTGCTAATAAAGCTGTTTTATCTAACCATAATCCTGGAAATACCTGAGAACATATTAGACCATTGCTATTGGGTTCAACTTGAATATATTCGCCTTCATTTAATCTAAACCAATCAAATTGACTCTCATCAACTCGCCACACTAAATATTCTTGTACTCCATTGCGACGATATACTTTGAGTTTTTGATTCAAATCAATTGAAACACTGCTGGCAGCAATTTCCACAATTAATTCAGTAGCACCTTCTACATAGCCATCTTGACTAATAGTAGATTGTCCTCCAACTTCAATTCTCAATAGTGCATCAGGTTGAGGTTCGTTATCAAAATCAAGACGTACTGTAGCATTATCCAGTGTTTCCACTCCTGGTGTAGCGGCTTCGTAAGCGACTAACCAACCTATAATGCTTGCATGGGGCTTGCCGTGTTTTTTCGCTCGTACAGGGGATGCCAAGTAAACAACTCCTTCAATCAATTCTGCTTTTTTCAAATTAGGCATTGCTTGATAGCGGCGCTCAAATTCAGTACGAGTAAGTTTGTCACCGTTTTCTAAAGGCGGAATTGTCAACAGTTTAGAAGTTGTGTCAGCAGATATCATAATTTTTAAGGGTGATAGGTAATTACTGACATAATTTAATTTTACTAGCAAACAATTGAATTAAAGCTAAAATATATTTCAGGACTTACGCAAAAATAACGTAACTCCGTCATTACGAGCGATAGCGAAGTAATCTACCCTAACGCTGGGATTGCTTCCCTACACTCCGTTCCGGTCGCAATGACAATATAGGCGTTGCGTAAGTCCTATATTTATTGTCATAAAATCCTTCATTAAAGAATACCAAATAATTTAGATTAGCAACGTACTTTATTTCTCAAGTTACTAAACGGTTAAAAAAGGCTGCTATCTCCTAAACAAAACTAAAATTGAAAAATAAATTACTTGAAAAGCTGGGATTTGTTGTCAAAAACAATGGCGATACACTAGGATTATTTCTAATATTAAAGCCAAGCAATTTGAGCTTGATAAGCCTTTTTGTCGTGGTCAAATTTGGACGTGAACTACTCATTGATTAGGTTAAAACTTTGTTAGCAGCATTACTGTACGGTCAGGAAGATTTACGTTTAGAACAG contains the following coding sequences:
- a CDS encoding Uma2 family endonuclease; amino-acid sequence: MISADTTSKLLTIPPLENGDKLTRTEFERRYQAMPNLKKAELIEGVVYLASPVRAKKHGKPHASIIGWLVAYEAATPGVETLDNATVRLDFDNEPQPDALLRIEVGGQSTISQDGYVEGATELIVEIAASSVSIDLNQKLKVYRRNGVQEYLVWRVDESQFDWFRLNEGEYIQVEPNSNGLICSQVFPGLWLDKTALLAANLAKVLEVLQQGLASQEHQDFVQVLAHK